From a region of the Bdellovibrio bacteriovorus genome:
- a CDS encoding CoA-binding protein has protein sequence MKEKVAILGASKNPERYSYLAMKMLREYGHTVFPVNPGLDEIEGVPVVASLSNLQGIDTVTLYMNPKNLEQHVDKIIKLKPRRVIFNPGTESREIETALQNAGIETLEACTLVMLRTNQFEK, from the coding sequence ATGAAAGAAAAAGTCGCCATTCTCGGAGCCAGTAAAAATCCAGAACGTTATTCTTACCTCGCAATGAAGATGTTGCGAGAATACGGACACACGGTATTTCCCGTAAATCCTGGCTTGGACGAAATCGAAGGCGTCCCCGTTGTCGCCTCACTCAGTAATCTTCAAGGTATCGATACGGTCACTCTTTATATGAATCCTAAAAATCTTGAACAGCATGTCGACAAGATCATAAAACTAAAACCACGTCGTGTGATTTTCAATCCGGGCACGGAGTCGCGAGAAATTGAAACCGCATTGCAGAATGCAGGCATTGAAACTTTAGAAGCCTGCACGCTCGTGATGCTAAGAACCAATCAGTTTGAAAAATAA
- a CDS encoding pirin family protein, protein MIQVRRSNERGQAHHGWLNSNHTFSFAEYYDEKNMGFSVLRVINEDRIEGGTGFDTHGHRDMEIISYVIEGALEHKDSMGNSTIIKPGEVQRMSAGTGVRHSEYNHLHDQTTHFLQIWIQPQEKGLTPGYEQKTFFGSDLSCSDLVLVASKNGRNGSITINQDVDMYAAKAQDAGEKLLKTYEHRHLWVQVIKGDVQVEGETLKSGDGAGITGVERLKVQWSEGAEFILFDLP, encoded by the coding sequence ATGATTCAAGTAAGAAGATCAAACGAACGCGGACAGGCTCACCACGGTTGGCTCAACTCAAACCACACTTTTTCTTTTGCCGAGTATTATGACGAAAAAAACATGGGCTTTAGCGTCCTGCGTGTGATCAACGAAGATCGCATCGAAGGTGGGACAGGTTTCGATACTCACGGGCATCGGGACATGGAAATCATTTCTTATGTGATCGAAGGTGCCTTAGAGCACAAAGATTCCATGGGAAATAGCACCATCATTAAACCTGGCGAAGTGCAACGCATGAGCGCGGGCACAGGAGTTCGTCACTCTGAATACAATCATCTTCACGATCAGACGACGCACTTTTTGCAAATCTGGATTCAGCCGCAAGAAAAAGGGCTGACTCCCGGTTATGAGCAAAAAACTTTTTTCGGAAGTGATTTATCCTGCAGTGATCTTGTTTTAGTGGCTTCCAAAAATGGTCGTAACGGGTCTATCACCATCAACCAAGACGTGGATATGTACGCGGCCAAAGCCCAAGACGCCGGAGAAAAGCTTCTGAAAACTTATGAACATCGCCATCTGTGGGTGCAAGTGATCAAAGGCGATGTGCAAGTGGAAGGGGAAACTTTAAAATCGGGCGACGGCGCCGGAATTACCGGAGTTGAACGCTTGAAAGTTCAATGGAGCGAAGGCGCAGAGTTTATTCTTTTCGACCTTCCTTAA
- a CDS encoding outer membrane beta-barrel protein — translation MKTKIFVTAASIVMGFSSIASAKSFKSMRNNQGAAGYSRMDAIEPRSSFVHLEPVIGYTSSTFGGVEGKNGAELETIGGMQAGLGLRLGRSQLQFETGLYYSERGAKLSYPYSSDDVIVAPGRAAFDYKFKYLEAPLYVRYAFQDPEATHFFIKGGGVVGLLQEAKMTGTGGLTGSVDIKDSANETDFRAGLGVGGVLRINNMFSVLIQGDYQLGLNKVNKESAEGTEIKNSSVALSTGLVFDI, via the coding sequence ATGAAAACAAAGATCTTTGTTACCGCTGCTTCTATCGTGATGGGTTTTTCATCAATCGCTTCTGCAAAATCCTTTAAAAGCATGCGCAACAATCAAGGGGCCGCCGGATATTCCCGCATGGATGCCATCGAACCACGATCTTCTTTCGTACATTTGGAACCTGTTATTGGTTACACTTCTTCAACATTCGGTGGCGTTGAAGGAAAAAATGGAGCGGAATTAGAAACTATCGGCGGCATGCAAGCCGGTTTAGGTTTGCGCTTAGGCCGATCTCAACTGCAGTTTGAAACAGGTCTCTATTATTCAGAGCGTGGAGCCAAACTTTCTTATCCTTATAGCTCTGACGATGTGATTGTTGCACCGGGCAGAGCAGCGTTTGATTACAAATTTAAGTATCTGGAAGCCCCCCTCTACGTTCGATATGCCTTTCAAGACCCAGAAGCCACACACTTCTTCATTAAAGGCGGTGGCGTTGTCGGACTGCTACAAGAAGCGAAAATGACCGGCACGGGAGGTCTTACAGGCAGCGTAGACATCAAAGATTCAGCGAACGAAACGGATTTTCGCGCAGGCCTCGGAGTCGGCGGCGTTCTTCGCATCAACAATATGTTTTCAGTCCTGATTCAAGGTGACTACCAATTGGGCTTAAATAAAGTAAATAAAGAAAGTGCTGAAGGAACAGAAATCAAGAATAGCTCCGTAGCTCTTTCCACTGGTCTTGTATTTGATATCTAA
- a CDS encoding SDR family oxidoreductase gives MKQVLVTGASTGIGFDLTKSLCEKGYRVWAGVRRPEVLQSLQSRFPQQLEVLKLDVTNEQDIQDAFEKIRRTVNTQDELILVNNAGVAVGGPIEALPLKEWQDLFNVNVFAPVRLTQIFLPLLRETQGRIINVGSISGQISTPFLSPYCSSKFALRSFNDSLRRELLPLGVKVVLFEPGPVRTEIWSKSISHSEDQQKGMSEEMRKVYGPQLEALKQGVLDTVKTAIPVEEVTKAMLHAIESRSPERYYLLGKNVKIFSLMSRLLPAALIDKMMMQGFRMKRT, from the coding sequence TTGAAACAAGTTTTGGTAACAGGAGCTTCTACGGGGATTGGTTTTGATCTAACAAAGAGCCTTTGTGAAAAAGGTTATCGAGTGTGGGCTGGTGTCAGGCGGCCTGAAGTCTTACAGTCTTTGCAATCTCGTTTTCCCCAGCAGCTTGAAGTTTTAAAGTTGGACGTTACCAATGAACAAGATATTCAAGATGCTTTCGAAAAGATCCGTCGTACAGTTAACACTCAAGATGAGTTGATATTAGTGAATAATGCCGGGGTTGCGGTAGGTGGCCCGATTGAAGCTTTGCCACTCAAAGAGTGGCAGGATCTTTTTAACGTGAATGTCTTTGCACCGGTTCGACTGACACAAATATTCCTTCCGCTGTTGCGGGAAACCCAAGGTCGTATTATCAATGTGGGCTCGATCAGTGGTCAAATTTCCACACCGTTCTTGTCGCCATATTGTTCGTCCAAGTTTGCCTTACGTTCTTTCAATGATTCCTTAAGAAGAGAGCTTTTGCCATTAGGTGTAAAAGTCGTTCTTTTCGAACCCGGTCCGGTGCGCACGGAAATCTGGTCAAAATCAATTTCTCACAGCGAAGATCAGCAAAAGGGCATGAGCGAAGAAATGCGCAAAGTTTACGGGCCTCAATTAGAAGCTTTAAAGCAGGGCGTTCTTGATACGGTGAAAACTGCGATTCCGGTCGAGGAAGTAACAAAAGCCATGCTTCACGCCATAGAAAGCAGATCGCCGGAACGCTACTATCTTCTAGGAAAGAATGTAAAGATTTTTTCTTTGATGAGTCGCCTACTGCCAGCAGCTTTGATCGATAAAATGATGATGCAAGGTTTTAGAATGAAGCGCACCTAG
- a CDS encoding Fic family protein, with the protein MSVWLERLSRGFTEAESSQIQAEIFNVKGLQLELDSLSTEHLQEGLIRMAPYRLKYSGSLRHGRVESWQQANSYVAEKIQANEAPTWQDILNLNALLTNQVKSEIRTKPVYLGPFEACPPEDLALTLQHFERDILTNKAQLDPLIATALCQYWLVSLHPFEDGNGRTSVLLSDWLLGLNGYLPMSFDTKLDGMVATLSSDRVSATPGNAVLKLLTNVQRSYRLVLNDA; encoded by the coding sequence ATGAGTGTTTGGCTGGAGCGTCTTTCACGCGGTTTTACCGAAGCTGAATCTTCGCAGATTCAAGCAGAGATATTTAACGTCAAAGGCCTTCAGCTGGAATTAGATTCTCTTTCAACGGAGCATCTTCAAGAGGGGCTGATTCGCATGGCCCCTTACCGCCTTAAATATTCCGGAAGTCTTCGCCATGGGCGAGTCGAATCCTGGCAACAAGCCAACTCTTATGTAGCCGAAAAAATCCAAGCCAACGAAGCTCCGACATGGCAAGACATCTTAAATCTCAATGCCCTTTTAACTAATCAAGTGAAGTCAGAGATTCGCACCAAGCCTGTCTATCTAGGACCATTTGAGGCTTGCCCGCCTGAAGATCTTGCTTTGACTCTTCAGCACTTTGAAAGAGACATTCTAACGAACAAAGCTCAGCTTGATCCGCTCATCGCAACAGCTCTTTGCCAGTACTGGCTAGTGAGCTTGCATCCTTTTGAGGATGGCAACGGTCGGACGTCAGTTCTTTTAAGTGACTGGCTCTTAGGACTTAATGGCTATTTGCCTATGAGCTTTGATACGAAGTTAGATGGCATGGTCGCAACTCTCTCTAGCGATCGAGTTTCTGCGACGCCGGGAAATGCTGTTTTGAAACTTCTTACGAATGTTCAACGGTCCTATCGACTGGTTTTGAATGACGCCTAG
- a CDS encoding OsmC family protein, whose translation MVKAQRKSDAMVAELKVRNHHFVAGLVEKLGGHDEGPNPHEYVEAALAACTVLTAQMYAARKGIPLESTDVVVKIVSEGEETQISRQISYRGDLTQEQRDRLSDILERCPIHNLLESKITISTTVS comes from the coding sequence ATGGTTAAAGCGCAAAGAAAATCAGACGCCATGGTGGCTGAACTCAAAGTCAGAAATCATCACTTCGTTGCCGGGCTTGTTGAAAAATTAGGAGGACACGATGAAGGTCCCAATCCTCACGAGTACGTGGAAGCCGCTTTGGCGGCTTGCACGGTTTTAACTGCGCAGATGTATGCGGCTCGAAAGGGCATCCCCTTAGAGTCCACAGATGTGGTTGTTAAAATTGTCTCTGAAGGGGAAGAAACTCAAATCAGTCGTCAGATTTCTTATCGCGGTGATCTCACACAAGAACAGCGCGATCGTCTTTCAGATATTCTGGAAAGGTGTCCTATTCACAACCTTTTAGAAAGCAAGATTACAATCAGCACGACGGTCTCTTAA
- a CDS encoding gamma-glutamyl-gamma-aminobutyrate hydrolase family protein (Members of this family of hydrolases with an active site Cys residue belong to MEROPS family C26.) produces the protein MKCLLLFLALTLQGLSAFAAESLKLFEWHVSEAMAPLILPVRQSETPEQAAQRYLNNLGKNPDLMELFEGRVPALPLHGFKALSQEDRESRALLIANLPKDYTRNSLRVQNFKRIFQQSRQTSYILPINANLGLSQEETRELFKQIAEKFPMMVAMGGDDVDTHLYKKENFHSRNTIPARDQFEVALIKSYVAQEKGFLLGVCRGSQITSVALGYQLIQDIPFHIGDKVAHGNDWHPIDVVETKYNLLKPFADGNMKMTVNSLHHQSVIFKEGGMLQIAARSHDGITEATEFKNGRGMLLQFHPELMNNELGSKILWSLVQQKNRVMPARCSKIF, from the coding sequence ATGAAGTGCCTTCTCTTATTCTTAGCACTGACTCTTCAAGGACTTTCCGCCTTCGCGGCAGAAAGTCTGAAACTTTTTGAATGGCATGTTAGCGAAGCCATGGCGCCGCTGATTTTGCCAGTCAGACAATCAGAAACACCCGAACAAGCAGCACAACGGTATTTAAATAATTTAGGCAAAAACCCCGACCTCATGGAGCTATTTGAAGGACGTGTGCCCGCTTTACCTTTGCACGGCTTTAAAGCTCTCTCGCAAGAGGACCGCGAAAGTCGCGCTCTTCTTATTGCCAATCTTCCCAAAGACTACACACGCAATTCTTTGCGTGTGCAAAATTTCAAACGCATTTTCCAACAATCTCGACAGACCTCTTACATTCTTCCCATCAACGCCAACCTTGGCTTGAGCCAGGAAGAGACTCGGGAACTCTTTAAGCAGATCGCCGAAAAGTTCCCCATGATGGTGGCTATGGGCGGCGATGATGTCGACACCCACCTTTATAAAAAAGAGAACTTTCATTCGCGCAACACCATTCCCGCTCGTGACCAATTCGAAGTGGCACTTATCAAGTCTTATGTTGCACAAGAAAAAGGATTTCTTTTAGGAGTATGCCGAGGATCTCAGATCACTTCGGTCGCTCTGGGATATCAACTTATCCAAGATATTCCTTTTCACATCGGCGACAAAGTCGCCCATGGCAATGACTGGCACCCTATTGACGTCGTGGAAACGAAATACAACCTTTTAAAACCATTTGCTGACGGAAATATGAAAATGACCGTCAATTCTCTTCATCACCAGTCGGTGATTTTTAAAGAAGGTGGAATGCTGCAAATCGCGGCAAGAAGCCATGATGGCATCACCGAAGCCACTGAGTTTAAAAATGGGCGCGGAATGTTATTACAGTTTCACCCAGAGTTGATGAATAATGAATTAGGTTCTAAAATTCTGTGGAGCCTTGTGCAGCAGAAAAATCGCGTGATGCCCGCCCGTTGTTCAAAGATTTTCTAA
- a CDS encoding aldehyde dehydrogenase family protein — MLEQIFLHQKHFSLQLRKEPIKTRVEYLNKLDAVIRKNIPDIIKALSHDFQKPEAETLITEVYPTLHEIQFAKKNLKKWSRPQKVKTPLLLLGSNSSISYEPRGVCLIIAPWNYPFQLTLAPLISAIAAGNCALLKPSEFTTHTSRLLKRMMDETFAPEHIKLIEGGPETTSELLNLPFDHIFFTGSTRVGKIIMEAASKHLTSLTLELGGKSPTIVDASANISLAAEKIAWAKFLNAGQTCVAPDYILVQREILAEFKTELFKKIEEFYGKKEEQKKSKHLARVVSTHHTRRLANMIEEAKNSNAEISYGGDVDVGSHYIAPTVLEKVDPHAAIMKEEIFGPLLPLVPFKDIADAVHYINEREKPLSLYIYSRSKLNIEHILKETSSGGVCVNDSVIHLANPHLPFGGVGHSGMGSSHGFFGFKNFSHEKAILRQSWMGRLLRLIYPPYSDFKLKLMKLMIDLKL; from the coding sequence ATGCTTGAACAAATATTCCTTCATCAGAAACATTTCAGTCTTCAGCTGCGCAAAGAGCCTATCAAAACGCGCGTGGAATATTTGAATAAACTCGATGCCGTCATTCGTAAAAATATCCCCGACATCATCAAGGCTTTAAGTCACGACTTTCAAAAACCGGAAGCCGAGACTTTAATTACTGAAGTCTATCCGACACTTCATGAAATTCAGTTTGCAAAAAAGAATTTAAAAAAATGGTCCCGCCCTCAAAAAGTTAAAACACCTTTGCTTTTACTAGGCTCGAATAGTTCGATTTCTTACGAACCTCGCGGGGTCTGTTTAATCATCGCCCCGTGGAACTATCCCTTTCAACTCACTCTAGCACCTTTGATTTCGGCTATTGCGGCGGGAAACTGTGCCCTATTAAAACCTTCTGAATTTACAACGCATACATCCCGTCTTTTAAAGAGGATGATGGATGAGACCTTCGCTCCAGAGCATATAAAACTGATTGAAGGCGGCCCCGAAACCACAAGCGAACTTTTAAACCTGCCCTTCGATCACATCTTCTTCACTGGCAGTACACGCGTGGGAAAGATCATCATGGAGGCCGCAAGCAAGCATCTGACAAGCCTGACTTTGGAACTAGGCGGAAAATCCCCTACGATCGTTGACGCCTCCGCCAACATATCGCTGGCCGCAGAAAAAATAGCCTGGGCCAAGTTTCTTAATGCCGGGCAAACCTGTGTCGCACCTGACTACATTCTTGTTCAGCGCGAAATTCTTGCGGAGTTTAAAACGGAACTTTTTAAAAAGATCGAGGAGTTTTACGGCAAAAAAGAAGAGCAGAAAAAATCAAAACATCTCGCTCGTGTCGTATCGACTCATCACACCCGTCGCCTGGCGAATATGATTGAAGAAGCTAAAAACTCCAACGCAGAAATTTCCTATGGCGGAGATGTCGACGTTGGCTCTCACTATATCGCGCCCACAGTTTTAGAAAAAGTAGATCCACACGCCGCAATCATGAAGGAAGAAATCTTTGGGCCACTTCTGCCACTTGTGCCGTTTAAAGATATCGCTGATGCCGTTCACTATATAAACGAGCGCGAAAAGCCTTTATCACTTTATATTTACTCTCGAAGCAAACTCAATATTGAGCATATCTTGAAAGAGACTTCCTCCGGCGGAGTTTGCGTGAATGACTCCGTCATTCACCTTGCGAACCCCCATCTTCCCTTCGGTGGCGTTGGGCACAGTGGCATGGGTAGCTCCCATGGTTTTTTCGGTTTTAAAAACTTCTCACACGAAAAGGCCATTTTACGTCAGTCTTGGATGGGACGTCTGCTGCGCTTGATTTACCCACCCTACTCTGATTTTAAGCTGAAACTTATGAAGCTGATGATTGACCTGAAACTTTAA